Proteins co-encoded in one Brassica rapa cultivar Chiifu-401-42 chromosome A02, CAAS_Brap_v3.01, whole genome shotgun sequence genomic window:
- the LOC103855280 gene encoding probable trehalose-phosphate phosphatase J, protein MVSQNVVVSDANTGIITVSNSSVFAPSAQKPPTVPGHISISKKKLLKNLELSGAQSQRLNSWVDSMRASSPTHLKSLSSLSSEDELNSWLKRHPSALDMFERIIEASRGKQIVMFLDYDGTLSPIVADPDRAFITSKMRRTVKKLAKSFPTSIVTGRCIDKVYSFVKLAELYYAGSHGMDIKGPTKGFSRYNKDKPSVLYQPAGDFLPMIDEVFKQLVEKTKSTPGAKVENNKFCLSVHFRCVDEKKWSDLALKVRSVVKNYPTLKLSQGRKVFEIRPMIKWDKGKALEFLLESLGFENSNDVFPIYIGDDRTDEDAFKLLQERGQGFGILVSKFPKDTNASYSLQDPPEVMDFLRRLVEWKQIQQ, encoded by the exons atGGTGAGCCAAAACGTCGTCGTATCAGACGCCAATACAGGAATCATAACCGTCTCCAACTCCTCGGTCTTTGCTCCTTCCGCTCAAAAACCACCGACTGTTCCTGGTCACATCTCAATTTCCAAGAAGAAACTACTCAAGAACCTAGAACTCAGTGGCGCTCAAAGTCAGAGACTCAACTCTTGGGTTGACTCCATGAGAGCTTCTTCTCCTACTCATCTCAAATCACTTTCTTCTCTTTCATCAGAAGATGAGCTCAATTCTTGGCTT AAACGACATCCATCGGCTCTTGACATGTTTGAAAGAATCATCGAAGCTTCAAGAGGAAAACAGATCGTTATGTTTCTTGACTATGACGGTACTCTTTCTCCAATCGTCGCTGATCCAGACAGAGCTTTTATAACCAGCAAG ATGAGAAGAACAGTGAAAAAACTGGCCAAGTCCTTTCCAACCTCTATAGTTACTGGTAGATGCATAGACAAG GTGTATAGCTTTGTGAAGCTAGCAGAACTGTATTATGCTGGTAGCCATGGAATGGATATTAAAGGTCCAACAAAAGGTTTCTCCAGATACAATAAG GATAAACCATCTGTTCTTTATCAACCAGCTGGAGACTTTCTTCCCATGATCGATGAG GTTTTTAAACAATTAGTGGAGAAAACCAAATCAACACCAGGAGCCAAAGTGGAGAACAACAAGTTCTGTCTTTCTGTACACTTCCGTTGCGTCGATGAGAAG AAATGGAGCGACCTGGCTTTAAAAGTTCGGTCGGTGGTAAAGAACTATCCGACATTGAAACTGTCCCAAGGTCGGAAG GTTTTTGAAATCCGACCTATGATTAAATGGGACAAAGGCAAGGCTCTTGAGTTTTTGTTAGAGTCACTTG GATTTGAGAACTCTAACGATGTATTTCCGATATACATTGGTGACGATCGAACCGATGAAGATGCTTTTAAG CTGCTTCAAGAGAGAGGACAAGGCTTCGGCATTCTTGTCTCCAAATTTCCCAAAGACACTAATGCATCGTATTCTTTGCAAGATCCACCCGAG GTGATGGATTTCTTGCGACGGTTGGTGGAGTGGAAACAAATTCAACAATGA